In the genome of Silvanigrella paludirubra, the window TTATCCTAAAAAGCTCATTCATACTATTTCCCTTCATTTTATATTCTATTAAATTCAATAATTATTTATTTATCAAATTCATTATTGTTTTGTCCTATTGTCATTTCGTCTTTCTGAACTAATTGAAGATCCTTTAGCATTAGAAGAGGATCTATCCGCACTGCCTTTACTATTGCTTACTTGGTTTTTTTGTTTGCCTGTTACCAAGTCGTTCATTCTTGTTCCAGGAGTGGCAATTTCTACTCCTAACTTAGTGAGCTCAGATTTAAAGGCTTTTGTATAGGCTTCTCCTTCTAATCCCCTTGTTGCTTCATTAAGTTTATCCCAAACCCCCAAATGATATTCTGCAGGATGGTTTGCTGAATGACCCAATACAGAAACCTTATTACTAGGTTCTTTCGAAATATCTAATCCAGCTTTATTAAACATTTATTCAAAAAATGGAGTCCATATGACACCACCCTTCGCCCGTTTTGTATTTTTGTCCGTTGCAATATGATGAATTTGCGCATTTTTAATTTTTGCTGCCGGCATCGCTTCGGCAGCTACTATTTTTTTAGCATTTGAAGCAACTTCCGCAAGTAGCGAAGGATTTTGTAAAGCGGAAACAGTATTGGCAACACTTGCAAGTTCAGCAATTGTTTCTTGAGGAGACAGCCACTAGTAGATGACAAAGTCTCAACAAGGTCACAATAAACTGCTAAACTTTTCTGTTTTAAAGTTGCATTTGGTGACTCAAAGGCTTTATTAAAAATAGCGCTATTATTGGATGTGTTTGTTGATGATTCAACTTGAGGAGATTTTCCACGCGGTAATAATGGTCTTCCTTTTTGCTCCCCAGTTTCATAATGAAATTCAATAGGATTATTTCCTGCATATTGAAATAAGTTTGCTTCGTCTGTTACTTTAATAATTTCATCAAAATTTTGTCCAATATAAATATCAGGTGACATCCATAAACCACGAGCGGGATCATAAGCTCGTACGCCCATTGAATGCAGACCAGTCGATGCTGAAAACTTTCCTTTTGCAAAAACTTCCGTACCACGCATACCTTGAAGTTCATTTGAGTTTGAGCTTCCTAATATTTCAAAGGATTTTCCTTCCCAGTTATCACGCATGTTACTTTGAGGATTAGTGTATAAAGAAACATCTTGGCGATTTCCGACTTCTTTGTAACTTGCTAAAATTGAGTTTGATAATAATGGAATTCCGCGCGATAATCCAAAAGGTTCACTCGCATTTCGTTCTACTATTTTATGAGAATCAATGTCTATAACTTGTGAAACGGAGCCCACATGATCTTTTATCACAAGTTCTTTTCGTGATTGCATTTGAGCAGAAGATAATGAAACAGCATCTTTTGCATTTAAAGTTGGATAACGTGTAATTAATCTTAAATTTGCAAAAGAGCCTATTCCAATATTAAAATGAATTTCATCTCGTTCAAATGTAATGCCTTGAGCAAAAGCTACTGAGCGAGGAAGTTTTTGTATTGTTAAATCATTTTTCTTTTCTGAATTATGTTGTGGTTGTCTGCCATCATTTAATAATTTTTAATAAGTAACACCATCAAATTCAGCAAGCTAACTAAGACTATTCCAAACATATTTTTTTATTGGAATTTCATTTGTATTTTGCTAGTTTGAAGCTGTAATTAATTTTGTATTGGAAAAATTTATTTTATAACTTTAAATTGAAATTATAAATACTCAATTTCACATTTAAATTCATTAGAAATAAATTGCATAATTTTAAGATCTTTCGAATATATTTCATAATAAGAGGTATCAAAAGGTCTTA includes:
- a CDS encoding RHS repeat domain-containing protein gives rise to the protein MIKDHVGSVSQVIDIDSHKIVERNASEPFGLSRGIPLLSNSILASYKEVGNRQDVSLYTNPQSNMRDNWEGKSFEILGSSNSNELQGMRGTEVFAKGKFSASTGLHSMGVRAYDPARGLWMSPDIYIGQNFDEIIKVTDEANLFQYAGNNPIEFHYETGEQKGRPLLPRGKSPQVESSTNTSNNSAIFNKAFESPNATLKQKSLAVYCDLVETLSSTSGCLLKKQLLNLQVLPILFPLYKILRYLRKLLQMLKK
- a CDS encoding AHH domain-containing protein produces the protein MFNKAGLDISKEPSNKVSVLGHSANHPAEYHLGVWDKLNEATRGLEGEAYTKAFKSELTKLGVEIATPGTRMNDLVTGKQKNQVSNSKGSADRSSSNAKGSSISSERRNDNRTKQ